Genomic segment of Bemisia tabaci chromosome 9, PGI_BMITA_v3:
CATTTCCTATGCCTGATTTCTCGGAATTAATTATAGATTGGATCTATGACATTTTTTGGTGAAGCCCCCGCCGCCCCCCTATTCCCGCCCATAAAATACCGCAGCTATTCAAACTCCGGAGTATTTATGTGATGCGGTATCACgcggaaatgaaggagaatatCAGCTCTTTACCTGTCTCAAATTAATGACGTGTATGATTATGGGCTTTGACCTCGCATCGTTCAATGCGGAAATCAAGCGCGGAACTAATCGAACCCGGGCataggtatgtgatgtggtatcatgCCAATATGAAGGAGATTCTTAAGTCTCCACCTGCCTCATTTTACTGACGTTACGTTACGAATGTAGGCATTGTGCTCGCATCGTTAAAGTCGGAATTCAAGCGCGAAGCATTCGAACTTGGGCATGTATGTCATGTGGTATCATTCCAATatgaaggagaatcttaggTTTCCACCTGTCTCATTTTACTGAATGTACGTTATGCCGTTATGAATGtactgcggtgctaaggaaaaacgccgtatgggcctttcAGACGCtgcaaaaatttccttcaataaaaaccgattttactgggaaaattgtaaatattttccaccaaaattttcagaaaattatgtacgaaatttaatcgaaaatatctgaaaattttaagggaaagtATGCCTAtatgtcgtcaaaaatgcatgttttgtccagggaaatttggcaactctcgaatctcCACACGGCaatctcccttagcacggcagtataggcatTATGCTCGCATCGTTAATTGTGGAAATCAAGTTCGTAAGTTCGAAACTATTCGAACTGCTTCCCgtgtatgtgatgtggtatcataAGAATACGAAGGAAAATATCAGCTCTCCCCTTGTCTCACTTTACTGAATGCGGAAATCAAtcgcgtgctgccagctcaaAACGCGcatgacgcctacaaacctaagaggcTACTACACGCATTTCGCAATGCTGCAAGTATccctgtaggtttgtaggcgtcagtatGCGTGGCCGCGCGTATatagggcggcaaattttgaagttcggCAACGAATTTAGGAGGAGAAACACGAATAAAGGTTGCTGCCACCTTCCGGGGCCTAGCAGCATGGCAATTCAATCCAGAAGAAGCAGTTTCAAGATGGTGACTTATAAAGACTGCAAAATAGTTGATGAAAAAGACTGCGAATCTGctataaaaaaatgtgtttggTATGTATGCATTGAGGACATGACCCCCCAACCCTACTTTGTACGTAGCAAATGTTACAGTTGAGCACTGTCCACTCGATCATGTCTGAATGACTAGAATCTGGAGTGCCTAGTAAGTGTGCTCGAGGTAGGCTTGTACTTATAGtgaaaatatattattttagaaggattaaataaaaataagcgCAGGAAGAAATATAAGTAAATAATATAAACTCAATTTAACAATTACCTTAAAGGGCATCGAACAAGTAATGCATTCTTTCCGCTTTTGAGGAACTAAATTTTTAGTTCATGTACTGGGGAAGGGATGCAAAAGTGCTTAATACTTGCTGGCCAGTTTTGGATGACGCCTATCAATGAGACGCAAGGTTGCTGATTTAGAAAGTTgccagtttcgaaaacgccttcaaatgtggcaTGATACCTCACGctttccggagagtacgtatagttgtatcattgcgccttagcaatgcgatggaagattgaTATTAAATCAACCTTCACGCTGCGGCCCTGTTAGTGTTCCTTTACCGCTGTTGCACTTTTGACCGCAAAGTTTAAGTGTGCTCAAGCTAGGCTTGTGTTAAGcaaataataaattttaaagaagaattaaaaataaacaagcgcaggaagaaatataactaaataataTGAACTCAATTTAACAATCAACGTAAAAGGCatcgaaaaagtactgcattctTTCTGCTTTTGAGGAACTGAATTTTTATTACATGGTTGAAGAAGGGCCTGAAAAGTGCTGGTTACTTGCTGGCCAGTTTTGGTTGACGCCAATCAATGCGACGCAAGGTTGCTGATTTGGAAAGTTGGCAgcttcgaaaacgccttcaaatgtggcgtgatacctcaagcgttccggagagtacgtatagttgtatcattgcgccttagcaatgcgatgtAAGATTGATATTAAATCAGCCTCCACGCTAAGGTCCTGTCAGTATTCCTTTCCCGCTGTTGCAGTATTGACCGCAGTGTTTAAGTGGACTCAAGGTAGGCTCTAGTGAAAAGATATTATTTTAGatggattaaaaataaacaagcgcaGGAAGAAGTATAAGTAAATAATATGAACTCCATTTAACAATCAACTTAGAGGGCatcgaaaaagtactgcattctTTCTGCTTTTGAGGAACTGAATTATTTATAGTACATATACTGAAGAAGGGCTGCAAAAGTGCTTATTACTTGCTGGCCAGTTTTGGTTGACGCCTACCAATGCGACGCAAGGTTGCTGATTTGGAAAGTTGCCAGTttctaaaacgccttcaaatgtggcgtgatacctcacgcgttccggagagtacgtatagttgtatcattgctcCTTAGCAACAGCCTCCACGCTGCGGCCCTGTCTGTGTTCCTTTACCGCcgttgcagttttgaccgcgaGGACTAAAAGTGTTCAAGCTAGGCTCTTATTAAGCAATTCGATCAACTTTTAgaaggattaaaaataattaagcgCAGGAAGAAATATAACTTAATAATATGAACTCAATTTAACAATCAACTTAGAGGGCatcgaaaaagtactgcattctTTCTGCTTTTGAGGAACTAAATTTTTAGTTCATGTACTGAGGAAGGGATGCAAAAGTGCTTAATACTTGCTGGCTAGTTTTGGTTGACGCCTATCAATGCGACGTGAGGTTGCTGATTTAAAAAGTTgccagtttcgaaaacgccttcaaatgtggcgtgataccttacgctttccggagagtacgtatagttgtatcattgcgccttagcaatgcgatggaagattgaTATTAAATGAAGGAAGGAGTTGAGGGTGAAAAATTCTGGGTGAATTACGAGTATATCGTGGTAATGAATTGGAGGGCGCGTAGTCTTGGAATTCTGCAGTTATCTTGGGCTCACAAAAATCAAACTCCTCTGATGGAAAGGAGCACCTCCGCTTTTTGCTTACACGGCCAGTTAAGATGGATATATTTTAACGGTGAAACCACCAAACCACTTACttcagtttgcgacgttacagacttcccgtcatactttattttttaaaagaaaaactactcaacatcaattcttgaaaatcttggtgaattttcttctctgagaGAAGAAAGCTCTGCGTAATttgttctctttgaaaaaataaaatggaaacggAGCTTTTtggacaccgcaaatgagatacgtggtctggtagatTCACCGTCAACTTCTAGTGGTAAGGCAATTTCATCAGAAGGGAGAATCGTCAATACATTGTTAATTTtataagagagaaagaaaaaaaaatgtctatgtTATTCGTCAGGTTTTCGCAATGGAAACGAAACTTATCTGCAGTGAATTCTCAGCGAAGCAGTGTGGTCAGAGACGTGTTCCTATGATTATTACGGTGCTCAACCGAAGTCATTTTACACACGAACTGTTTTTGACCcataaggaaaaataaaacaaaaatcatgaaataacAACTTCAGCCAACTTTATGCAGTTCTGGCAGCACATCTGCTCCCTTTGAACTTTCACGAGCGCGCGTTCAAGTAAGTATAAGTATGTGACAAGTTTTCCATCGAATAATCATCAGAAATACAAACCCGCACGCGCGTACATGCGACGATCCCagtattactaccaaaattcttgaactcttcacctctcttaatttaaaaatctaaattttcgtatattttatttatttatttatctatttatttatttatctatttatttatttatccatttatttctttatttatttatttatttatttatttatttatttatttatttatttattataactTTCGTACATGAGAGCCCCATTATCAGGGCTATGGCACAGGTCAAAAAACACTATACAATAATTATAAATATAAATTACAACTGTTACATTAGGTGGTGGTTAGTAGAACGTTACTCAACAGCTGAATTTAGAAATTCGTTCAAATTATAGAATGCCTTCCTTAAAAGTAAATCtcgaagtaaattgaaaaatgtctgTATATCACCGTCGCGGAGTTTTTGTTTAATGTTCCAAGGTAGAGCATTTATAATTTGGATAGCCGAAAATTTGCAATCTTGTTCAGCTAGTTTCAGTCGGACCTATttccccattttcaaaattctctgtaaagacgttaatagcctgtgacgctgaatgtctcaaaatatactaactaactaactaactattccGGTAAGCCGACcacatgcatatttttcttcaatattcACTATCAATATCGACCTTTTACTTTCTATCCCCCCTTGCGGCTGGAGGAAGTATTGTGATAACAatctctctctcaaaaaaagggaaatttcataatttctggGAGGTTCTAGTGAACTAAATAAGTTAGTTAGTCTAGCAGTCCACGAGAGAccatatagttagtccatcattttctccctcagtctatcagaaccacccatttcaaccaataggattgcttcgtactccttttgtcttctttgtctattggtCTGTCTATCAATTCAACAATTAGCCCACTGGTTTGATTAGACTCAgccctgcggactgattattgaaattgatggacaaagctatagacaaagaagacatagggagtatggagccatcctattggttgaaatgggtggttccgatagacaaagggagaaaatgatagactaactgtcgggtctctcgcggattgccgttagttagtctattacctacctcttttgtccatcgcaaccacccgcttccaccaataggatctcttcaTATCGCCTTTGTctcctttatctatagctttgtctatcaatttcaataatcagcccgcagattgGGATAGCGGAAAAAGAGCTGCTgcttaaaaaattatcttttttacACAAGAACACGGCCCTTACTGTTacacttgataattttttttattacagccAACAGTTTGTATTCTTAACAGTCGTGAGTCGTCAATGGTGTCTTGATTTCTATCAAAATGGTAGCTTTCATCGCTCTCGCGATGCTGTTCCTGATTAACGATCGAGTCGCAGCTTCCATGGACATAATCCAGGAACTAAAGGCCAAGCTCGAATCGTCTCGCCGCAAGCGGCAACTACCCATTATTGCACCTGGATTCGATCCAGCCTTACAGAGGATCGACGTCTCAGGCCGCCACGAATTTGTGCCCCCCGCCCAGGGGGACCAAAGGGGCCCGTGCCCCGGGTTAAACGCCCTGGCCAACCACAACTACCTCCCGCACAACGGCGTGGCTACCATTCGGCAATTCACCGAAGCGACAAACAAGGTTTTTGGAATGGGCTTGGAtatctctctcttcctctccgTGTATGGCGCCATCTTCGACGGGAATCTGGAAAAGTGGAGTATAGGGGGACCCAGCGATGGAGTCAAGCTGGCGGCGTTTCTGAGTCAACCGCAGGGAATCTCCTACTCGCATAATCATTACGAAGGTAATTCACTTTACAAAGATTCCAAAATcggggcactgaaaaaaaaatattgctgaaattgccGTGCACGCGGGTATTTCATGGCATGGTGTAGCTAAATAACGAACGTGCGAACCATGAAGGTAAAATCGCTACACTTTCAGCTAACTTATACATACTTGTGTCGGTGATTTTGCTCTCTGAAAAGCTACGTCTGTTACCTTTTtagttattcttccgtaaatttcgctatttttccgtaaattccgCTAATTCAGCCTaactattgagctatttttactgttcgcaaagtaccaataccaaaaaatgcagttacacttccaagccactcgatgcaagattaactgcatgaaggcggcgcgcagatgtagcaaatcggtgtagcaattcgtgctagtcgttcacttgattcaacaccgtgcacggataagaaagctttacgaagtgaagcaaattttgctccaccctaaatcggtgaattagcaatccttttttttcagtgggccCTTAGACAGATAGTCGCGGCACGATGGTATGAAAGAAATTCTGACATTCATAGAGATCTTGGTATGGAGAAAGTCTCACAATTTACAACCAAAGTCGCTACCGAACTACGAGAAACGTCTCCATCACCACCCAAATATTGAGGCAATTCAATTATTAGACAACTCCAACGAATACAGACGCCTCAAAAGGGAAAAAACCGCGGGAACCGGCTAGCCCCTCGGTCTGAactattaattttaattcattttatataCCTACTGAATTTTTCCTGCTTTTGAGGTACTGACTTTTTTGAAATTGCACTGAAGAAGGGCTGCGAAAGTGCTTGATATTTGCCGGCCAGTTTTATTAGACGCCTATCTATGAGACAAAAGAATACCAATATGGAACTTTGGCAgtttcaaaaacgccttcaaatgtggcgtgataccccacgcgttccggagagtacgaatagttgtatcattgcgccttagcaatgcgatggaatATTAATATTAAAGCAGCCTCCACGCTGCCGCCTGGTCAGTATTCCTTCACCGCTGTTGCATTTTTGACCGCAAAGATTAAGTGTGCTCAAGGTAGGCTTgtatttagtgaaaaaataatattttagaaggattaaaaataaacaagcgcaGGAAGAAATGTAACTAAATAATATGAACTCAATTTAACAATCAACTTAAAGGCTTCGAAAAAGTACTTCATTCATTCTGCTTTTGAGGaactgaatttttagtaaatgTACTGAAGAAGGGCTGCAAAAGTGCTCAATATTTGCCGGCCAGTTTTGGTTGACGCCAATCAATGCGATGCAAAGTTCCTGATTTGGAAAATTGGCAGTtccgaaaacgccttcaaatgtggcgtgatacctcacgcgttccggagagtacgaatagttgtattattgcgccttagcaatgcgatggaagattgaTATGAAATCAGCCTCCACGCTGCGGCCCTGTCAGTGTTCCTTTACCGCTGTTGCAGATTTGCCCGCGAGGACTAAAAGAGTTCAAGCTAGGCTTATACGACgcaattcgatcaatttttagaaggattaaaaaaaatcaagcacaGGAAAAAATATTACTAAATAATATGAACTCAATTTAACAATCAACTGAAAGGGCATAAAAAAAGTACTGCATTCTTTCTGCTTTTGAGGAACTGAATTTATAGTACATGTACTGAAGAAGGGCTGCAAAAGTGCTAAATATTTGCCGGCCAGTTTTGGTTCACGCCTATCAATGAGACGCAAGGTTGCTGATTTGGAAACTTGCCAGTttctaaaacgccttcaaatgtggcgtgatacctcacgcgttccggagagtatgtatagttgtatcattgcgccttagcaatgcgatggaagattgaTATTAAATCAGCCTCCACGCTGCGGCCTTATCAGTTTTCTTTGACCACTGTTGCACTTTTGACCGCAAAGTTTAAGTGTGCTCAAGCTAGGCTTGTGTTATGcaaataataaattttaaagaagaattaaaaataaacaagcgcgGTAAGGAATAAAACTAAATCATAGGAACTCAAATTAACAATCAACCTAAACGCACCGAAATAGTACCTAATATGTAAATAAGTTACGAACTGCtctgttgttttattttctctttatttaagttagaaacaaagtgtataTTTTCATTATGAAAGCTCACTTGTAactaataaaaaaaggaaaaaaaaggtaattcactgactgactgataattggacgtatttctgccgaacggaatcAGAaccaggtgggaaagaaggggtgtgctcgttagtcgagttaagagtgaatgggaataaaacgccagtgacgtcagcagcaacGAAGCCGGGCCCTTGTCCCTCTTGgtgggcattaactcatgagccctgttcacaacgctctttgCCCAAGTCTACGGCTCATGAGTGCTGCATtcagttggcgcttagttccataaggtagaatgtaaaatctcgcttttccatttctccaaagaTAATCACGCCCGCttttacgttgtttcttaagaagcattctagagcacaccccatctttcgcACTTGTCTTTAGTTTCATTCGGCAGAggaatgcaaatttttcctgtGCAATCTTTGTCCAAGATGTAGGAGATTTCCATATGAGTTTCGAAGAACAATCAATTAAATCCTCAAttagatatcgacggtgcaagtcggcaatcgcataactcgtttgcggtgtctgaaaatctccgtaactatgttatttttttaaaggagaacaaatggacatgattccttgaagtttttgcagaattttcctcgcacatagaagaaaaatcacggcagttttaaagaattaccgttgagtagttttccgtttaaaaaataaagtatgacaggaagtctgcgacgtcgcaaaccgagttatgtgattgccgactttcaccgtcgatatgtcgatGGTTCTCTCGGTAAAAATGGAATCTACGAGAGTAAATTTGTCAACCCCGGTAGTTACAACCCGGTATTGTAACTACCTCGGTgccgcggtagttatcgtaactaccgcacggtggCTGGCGCTTTTTAACCAGCCACTGATTGTGACGACTCATGTTTTTCCGTTTGAGGGAACgacgttttatttttatttaggtAGTTCTTTAGCAATTTACTGCAGCTATTTGCGCTACAGCGACGATGACGATCAGCTAATTATTGTGACCTACTGAACAGAGTTATCCACAACAACCAAACATTACGGTATGGATATATTCTCATATCAAAAAAGGGTTATGAGGGCCAAAATTGACCCACTCATGGAGTCCGGCGCgagatattttgcaatttgcatCGTCTATTTCCCAGAAATATTCGTATTTcggcattttttcttattcttgctTTGAAGCGGAGGTTAAAACTTAAGTCAGAAGgccaaaattcatgaaaattttttttctaggtGATGGATCGCCCACCCGAGGCGATTTATACCTATGCGGTGAAGCTTACTCGCTGCAGTTGTGTCAATTCAAACAATTGTACTTCATGCAGAACGACACGAAGGAAGCAAATTATACTATACCAATTATCAGGCTTTTCGAGGAAATTCGACTCAACCACAGCATAAGTACCaacccgtttttcttctacggTTTCATTTCCGGATTCGGTGTCGCGAACGGAGCCCACCATTTCATATACAGGTTCTTCGCCAATAAGTCTGCAGAGTTCCCAGAGGGGAAACTGGATCGCTATGTTCTGAAAACCTTCTACGCCATTTCTGGTGACGACAATAATCTTATTTACACCCCAGGTTAGTTCCGGGTCAGTTATTTCCACGGGAACGAGGACCgttactaccgtgctaaggaaaaacgccgcatgagccttcagacgttgccattcattgccatgtttccttgaaaaaccgaaatttacattcaaatttttaataaaaaatatttaaataaaaataaaaattcctaataaaaaccgaatttactgagaaaattctgaatattcttcttccaattttcaagaccattttgttcgcaatttaccTAAtttagaatatctgaaaatgtcaaggataaATATACTTACTTTCTctaaaaatagatattttatcgGGAGTGGATTGGCAACGTGTAAAGGCTTTTAAGCGTTTTTCCTTCGGACTGTAGCGAGCTGACCAGAAACTTAAAATAAATTGGACTACTAAGCAGGGGAGATTTTTGGAAGTTGGCAAAAcggtttttccttcatttaagtccattaaaaatatcgattttaatcgGGCCTAGggccaaaaaaggaaaaaaatcggaaaggGGTTAAAAGAGTGAGGGGGAAAAAGTATTCcgtaaattttactgaaatggtTTTAAGTCAGAACTTTATGTATATTTGACCAAAGTTTATCAAACCAGAGGTTACTCAATATCGCAGAAATAAATACCTAATTCAtatactaaaataaaattacactaAAACGGGTATTTATTCGtcaatttcaactttcaaataatgtaCGAATTTTATATActaaaactgcttaaaattcaGTCTGGGTGGGCCGAGGGAGGCTCCCAGACCGCCCTCCCTCTGGAAGGAAACGTCCCCCCTTACCCCCTACTCCCTCTCAACATTcgcaaatgccccccccccctccgactAACTCTGGATCCGCCATGTTTGTGATACCAACGAATCAGCTCTAATCTCATCTTCTGTTTTTTATTATCAGGTCATGAACGCATTCCCGAGAACTGGTACAGGAGAGCTTTCGACGACGAGTACACTCTGCTCCTCTTCTTTGGCGATTTAATTGCCACAGGGCTTGTTAACCCACAAACCCTAGCGCTCGGTGGCAACACCGGCACTGTCAACTCTTTCACCGGTGTCAATGTGGCAGATTTGACGGGCGGAGTTTACAACGCGAAAACACTTTTCGAGGGCAATAATCTTGCTTGTTTCCTAGTTCAGTCGATACAGATGGTGGTCCCTAGTTTTTTCAAGGGTCCCCTAATCGCACTTTCCTCGGTTCTCTTGCACCTCTTCAAAGGGATAAACGGGAGCGGGCTAACGTTGGATAACTGCCCGCAGTTGACCCGGTTAAATGAGTCGGTGTACTCGATATACCCAGGCTACACCAAGTACGCCAATGGGACATACCCAACGTTTGGCAACTGCACCTGCTAGGCCAAGTATGATCTATTACTCTCCCATCTACAGCGaaaacgccgcacggtggatcgagccaataggagaggtcgggcaaaatgtggaaactttgaacgcatTTAACTACGTctatcaaaactttgaggctctaaaattggctccattggtttccttgtgaaattttctttattaaGCACTCCTTgtaatgtaaaatgtgacaaaataaacatcaacatttacAGTTatactgaaaaatttcatgtccgacctctgtaattgtctcgatccactgtgcaccgtaTGCGTCTTCATGCGTTGTCATATCTCTTtcgatgaaaattgaatttactggaaaaattgagaatattcttcctcgaatttttcggaCTTCTTTGTAAGGTGTCTACTgtctaatctaaaatatctgaaaatttcgaggaaatataTACACaactttttctaaaaatacatgttttatccggtgaaatttggcaactttcgaatgttcatacggcgtttttcctcagcacggcagtattctgccaTCCACGGCAAAAACGgtgtaactccattccagatTTTGCATTATCCTTTGGACGGAGGAGTAACTCTCTGAATGACCGTGAAAAATCTTTATGCCAGCTTGATCTCATGTTTCACACTCTTCTGTTAAAGAGATGAACTACCGTGAAATTCAACCGTTTCAAGTAGAACTACTTTAAGTCATACTTAGGCACGACTCTGTCTCAATTCACACTGTTAATTTCTAAGGATTCATTTATTTGTCTGAACATTTCTTATGGCTTTAACAGAAGCTGTGTGCGAAACAAATAAATTGATGacgaaaaagatttttttttgggcaCTATCATTGAGGTTCTTCAAACTAAAAACATCTGGATGAGCActgaatcatgaaaaaaatatatatttcggTCATTTGAATCGTGTAGTTTGAAAACATGCATGCCATATCCTTTTTCGCGAGACGCTTTCAACCTTTTTCTATCATCCCTTCTGCAAAAAAGTGATTCTAGGttctaaatttgtttttcaggtAGAAACAAGAGACTGTGATATAAGCATCAACCTAAGTAGGTACATCGGGATTTGCCTCATTTCTTTGTATggtccattttttttacaagaacacgaagaaaaattttgctttgaaacGTGGGTGCGTTTTTTTACACTCCATGGGCAATTTGTGGAAAGTTTCAAGGCTTTATGTCACttattttctcgtaaaaaaaaaaataaatcaaaggaggaaattaggcaaagCAAAGTGTACTTAGGCTGATTCAGGTTCAATTTTTCCGCATAATGATGTGTGTTAAATGAAATGGCGAGAAAGGCGCTATATTTCTCCAAACACCTGGAAAATTATGTGATCTTGTCTCTCTAAGCCACACCGAATCTTAAGACGGCccacaaatggaccgcgttaagcagattGGAACCAAGTcgcacatcggctattgccaaatgcaactgggcaatttaatttttacgtgaaaacggttgtgcggatttttgtgcaaatttccgtgaatttctgcatagcacgaggataattccttgaaatgttcaaaggaCTCTGC
This window contains:
- the LOC109036831 gene encoding uncharacterized protein; this encodes MVAFIALAMLFLINDRVAASMDIIQELKAKLESSRRKRQLPIIAPGFDPALQRIDVSGRHEFVPPAQGDQRGPCPGLNALANHNYLPHNGVATIRQFTEATNKVFGMGLDISLFLSVYGAIFDGNLEKWSIGGPSDGVKLAAFLSQPQGISYSHNHYEGDGSPTRGDLYLCGEAYSLQLCQFKQLYFMQNDTKEANYTIPIIRLFEEIRLNHSISTNPFFFYGFISGFGVANGAHHFIYRFFANKSAEFPEGKLDRYVLKTFYAISGDDNNLIYTPGHERIPENWYRRAFDDEYTLLLFFGDLIATGLVNPQTLALGGNTGTVNSFTGVNVADLTGGVYNAKTLFEGNNLACFLVQSIQMVVPSFFKGPLIALSSVLLHLFKGINGSGLTLDNCPQLTRLNESVYSIYPGYTKYANGTYPTFGNCTC